From a region of the Impatiens glandulifera chromosome 4, dImpGla2.1, whole genome shotgun sequence genome:
- the LOC124936628 gene encoding 60S ribosomal protein L13-1-like, producing MVKHNNVVPNGHFKKHWQNYVRTWFNQPARKTRRRTARQIKAVKIFPRPTNGSLRPIVHGQTLKYNMKQRQGRGFSLEELKAAGITKKLAPTIGIAFDHRRRNSSLEGLQANVQRLKTYKAKLVVYPRRTRKFKAGDSAPEELATATQVQGLYMPIVHVKPSVEFVKVTEEMKAFKAFDKLRLEHTNKRYIGARLKRAAEAEKEEKK from the exons ATGGTTAAACATAACAATGTTGTGCCAAATGGGCACTTCAAGAAGCATTGGCAAAACTATGTCCGGACCTGGTTCAACCAACCAGCCCGTAAGACAAGAAGAAGAACTG CTAGGCAGATTAAGGCAGTAAAGATTTTCCCTAGACCCACTAATGGGTCACTGCGTCCTATAGTTCATGGCCAGACATTGAAGTACAATATGAAACAAAGACAAGGCCGTGGATTTTCTCTTGAGGAGCTCAAG GCAGCAGGCATTACCAAAAAACTCGCTCCAACCATTGGCATTGCTTTCGATCACCGGAGGAGGAACTCCTCCCTTGAGGGTCTTCAAGCTAATGTTCAGAGGTTGAAGACATACAAGGCCAAGTTGGTTGTGTATCCAAGACGCACCCGCAAATTCAAG GCGGGTGATTCAGCTCCTGAGGAGTTGGCAACAGCTACTCAAGTACAAGGCCTTTACATGCCTATTGTTCATGTTAAACCATCGGTTGAGTTTGTTAAGGTGACGGAGGAGATGAAGGCGTTCAAGGCCTTTGATAAACTGCGTTTGGAGCACACTAACAAACGTTACATTGGTGCCAGGTTGAAGAGAGCAGCAGAagctgaaaaagaagaaaagaaataa